A genomic stretch from Microbacterium proteolyticum includes:
- a CDS encoding GcvT family protein has translation MVSSPARSPRVVIIGLGVVGAALADELTARGLTDVTVFDQGPLYITGGSSSHAPGFVFQTNGDRTMTQLAQRTLDKLDGVSLNGQWLLKRVGGLEIATTDERLHDLKRRRGLAASWGVPGELIDPDECARLWPGLDVSGVLGGWLTPTDGIVKSAAAVQWQAERAQDRGARIVGNTRVVGIERSGGRVTGVKVVPVPAGSAEPDFVPADIVISCAGLWGPGVSRDLLGFELPMQPMEHGFGYSAPVPSLKGANVPTDEAKRPMLRHQDFSLYLREYVDRIGIGAYNHRPIPLEQSEIADADTFAATGVHPAMHPLTWDDFAPSWEEAQRLLPELRGVEFESGFNGIFSFTPDGGPMLGPVPGTDGLWLAQAVWVTQSAGVAQVVADWIVSGDPGIDTHGLDFNRFDPAVVSRRFTRERSSESYDEVYDVRHPHTPTQRLRGLRRTPFHQRYEELGAVFGEGGGWERPLWFEANAGLVDQLDTVPVRDEWAAQNWSPIAAAEAHATRSAVALYDLTALPRVEVFGPGTTALLQRLLTTNVDVAIGRVVYGMMLDEQGGILSDVTVTRLDTERYMIGTNGNLDLVHLTTQAPEGVWVRSLSSGQGGLGLWGPNARAVLESLTHDDVSNEGFGFFRAKQIDIAGVSVLALRVSYVGELGWELYVSADNAVFLWDALWEAGQTHGIIAAGRRAFNALRLEKGYRAFGHDMTREHTPAEAGLSFAVRMAKDDFLGKAALAERPVTTRLVPLTLDDPTRVVLGSEPVFVPGTTDAVGYVTSADQGYTIGASIAYAWLPPELADPGTTLEVEYFAERLPATVRTEPLFDPEMAAIRR, from the coding sequence ATGGTCTCGTCTCCCGCCCGTTCCCCCCGCGTCGTCATCATCGGTCTCGGCGTCGTCGGCGCCGCCCTCGCCGACGAACTGACCGCGCGCGGCCTCACCGATGTGACCGTGTTCGACCAGGGTCCGCTCTACATCACCGGCGGGTCGTCCTCCCACGCGCCCGGCTTCGTGTTCCAGACCAACGGCGACCGCACGATGACGCAGCTCGCCCAGCGCACGCTCGACAAGCTCGACGGCGTCTCGCTGAACGGCCAGTGGCTGCTCAAGCGCGTCGGCGGGCTCGAGATCGCCACCACCGACGAGCGCCTGCACGACCTCAAGCGCCGGCGCGGCCTCGCGGCATCCTGGGGCGTGCCGGGCGAGCTCATCGACCCCGACGAGTGCGCGCGGCTGTGGCCGGGACTCGACGTCTCGGGCGTGCTCGGCGGCTGGCTCACCCCCACCGACGGGATCGTCAAGAGCGCGGCCGCCGTGCAGTGGCAGGCCGAGCGCGCCCAGGACCGCGGTGCCCGCATCGTCGGCAATACCCGCGTCGTCGGCATCGAGCGTTCCGGCGGGCGGGTGACCGGCGTGAAGGTCGTTCCCGTGCCGGCCGGCTCGGCCGAGCCCGACTTCGTTCCCGCCGACATCGTCATCTCGTGCGCGGGCCTGTGGGGCCCCGGCGTCTCGCGCGACCTGCTCGGTTTCGAGCTGCCGATGCAGCCCATGGAGCACGGCTTCGGGTACAGCGCACCCGTCCCCTCGCTGAAAGGCGCGAACGTCCCCACCGACGAGGCGAAGCGCCCCATGCTCCGCCACCAGGACTTCTCGCTCTACCTCCGCGAATACGTCGACCGCATCGGCATCGGCGCCTACAACCACCGGCCCATCCCGCTGGAGCAGTCCGAGATCGCGGATGCCGACACCTTCGCCGCCACGGGCGTGCACCCGGCCATGCACCCCCTGACGTGGGACGACTTCGCGCCGTCGTGGGAGGAGGCGCAGCGCCTGCTCCCGGAGCTTCGCGGGGTCGAGTTCGAGTCGGGCTTCAACGGCATCTTCTCGTTCACGCCCGACGGCGGCCCCATGCTCGGGCCCGTTCCCGGAACCGACGGACTGTGGCTCGCGCAGGCGGTGTGGGTCACGCAGTCGGCCGGTGTCGCACAGGTCGTCGCCGACTGGATCGTCTCGGGCGACCCGGGGATCGACACCCACGGCCTCGACTTCAACCGCTTCGACCCCGCGGTGGTGAGCCGCCGGTTCACGCGCGAGCGTTCGTCGGAGTCGTACGACGAGGTCTACGACGTGCGTCACCCGCACACCCCCACCCAGCGCCTGCGGGGCCTGCGCCGCACGCCCTTCCACCAGCGGTACGAAGAGCTCGGCGCCGTCTTCGGCGAGGGCGGTGGATGGGAGCGGCCGCTGTGGTTCGAGGCGAACGCGGGCCTGGTCGACCAGCTCGACACCGTTCCCGTGCGCGACGAGTGGGCCGCGCAGAACTGGTCGCCGATCGCCGCTGCCGAGGCGCACGCCACCCGCTCGGCGGTCGCCCTGTACGACCTGACCGCGCTCCCCCGCGTCGAGGTCTTCGGCCCGGGCACCACCGCGCTGCTGCAGCGTCTGCTCACCACGAACGTCGACGTCGCCATCGGCCGGGTCGTCTACGGCATGATGCTCGACGAACAGGGCGGCATCCTGTCGGATGTCACCGTCACCCGCCTCGACACCGAGCGGTACATGATCGGCACGAACGGCAACCTCGACCTCGTGCACCTGACCACGCAGGCGCCCGAGGGGGTCTGGGTGCGTTCGCTCTCGTCCGGCCAGGGCGGCCTGGGGCTGTGGGGACCGAACGCCCGCGCCGTGCTGGAGTCGCTCACCCACGACGACGTCTCCAACGAGGGCTTCGGCTTCTTCCGTGCGAAGCAGATCGACATCGCGGGCGTCAGCGTGCTGGCCCTGCGCGTCAGCTACGTCGGCGAACTCGGCTGGGAGCTGTACGTCAGCGCCGACAACGCCGTCTTCCTCTGGGACGCCCTGTGGGAGGCGGGCCAGACGCACGGCATCATCGCCGCCGGCCGACGCGCGTTCAACGCCCTGCGCCTCGAGAAGGGCTACCGCGCCTTCGGCCACGACATGACGCGCGAACACACCCCCGCCGAGGCGGGTCTGAGCTTCGCGGTGCGCATGGCCAAAGACGACTTCCTCGGCAAGGCCGCCCTCGCCGAGCGTCCCGTGACCACGCGCCTCGTCCCGCTGACCCTCGACGACCCGACCCGCGTGGTCCTGGGTTCAGAACCGGTGTTCGTCCCCGGAACCACGGATGCCGTGGGCTACGTCACCAGCGCCGACCAGGGCTACACGATCGGGGCGTCGATCGCGTACGCGTGGCTGCCGCCCGAGCTCGCCGACCCCGGCACGACACTGGAGGTCGAGTACTTCGCCGAGCGTCTGCCGGCGACCGTGCGCACCGAGCCCCTGTTCGACCCCGAGATGGCCGCGATCCGCCGCTGA
- a CDS encoding ABC transporter substrate-binding protein has protein sequence MHHARTRTLSALAVLSAGVLALSGCGSSLNDTSSDAGGAAACGTTNLAMNNWVGYTADAAVYTYLAENELGCTVVQKPISEEVAWQGFGTGEVDLIIENWGHASLKEKYIDGDKTAVEVGPTGNEGVIGWFIPEWMTEEYPDLKTSADLNKYADLFKTSESDGKGQLLDGDPSYVTNDEALVTNLGLNYKVVYAGSEAALIEAFRSAEANRTPLLAYFYEPHWFFSEQKLGHITLPAYTDGCDADPQKVACDYPPYTLDKIASSAWVAKDTPAVKLLKNFTWTNDDQNTVASYIAKDNMTPEDAAKEWVDDNPDKVATMLEGIK, from the coding sequence ATGCACCACGCCCGCACACGCACCCTGTCCGCCCTCGCCGTCCTCTCGGCCGGTGTGCTCGCCCTCTCGGGCTGCGGCTCGTCGCTGAACGACACCTCGTCCGACGCGGGTGGCGCCGCCGCCTGCGGCACCACCAACCTCGCCATGAACAACTGGGTGGGCTACACCGCGGATGCCGCCGTGTACACGTACCTGGCCGAGAACGAGCTGGGCTGCACCGTCGTGCAGAAGCCCATCTCGGAAGAGGTCGCCTGGCAGGGCTTCGGCACCGGCGAAGTCGATCTCATCATCGAGAACTGGGGACACGCGTCGCTGAAGGAGAAGTACATCGACGGCGACAAGACCGCCGTCGAGGTCGGCCCCACCGGCAACGAAGGGGTCATCGGCTGGTTCATCCCCGAGTGGATGACCGAGGAGTACCCCGACCTGAAGACCTCGGCCGACCTGAACAAGTACGCCGACCTCTTCAAGACCAGCGAGTCCGACGGCAAGGGCCAGCTGCTCGACGGCGACCCCAGCTACGTCACCAACGACGAGGCCCTCGTGACCAACCTGGGCCTGAACTACAAGGTGGTCTACGCCGGCTCCGAGGCGGCTCTGATCGAGGCGTTCCGTTCGGCCGAGGCCAACCGCACGCCGCTGCTGGCCTACTTCTACGAGCCGCACTGGTTCTTCTCCGAGCAGAAGCTCGGCCACATCACGCTGCCCGCCTACACCGACGGCTGCGATGCCGACCCGCAGAAGGTCGCCTGCGACTACCCGCCCTACACGCTCGACAAGATCGCCTCGTCGGCGTGGGTCGCGAAGGACACCCCCGCGGTGAAGCTGCTGAAGAACTTCACGTGGACCAACGATGACCAGAACACCGTCGCCAGCTACATCGCGAAAGACAACATGACGCCCGAAGACGCGGCCAAGGAGTGGGTCGACGACAACCCCGACAAGGTCGCCACGATGCTCGAGGGCATCAAGTAA